Within Citrus sinensis cultivar Valencia sweet orange chromosome 1, DVS_A1.0, whole genome shotgun sequence, the genomic segment TTTTGGTAATCTTGGTCAGCTTGCTTAACAAGTGGTACCCACAACCCATCCATACTGCTAGGCTAGCTAAACAGcataaataaatgtataacGATTCTTATATAAACAGCCACCACCCcaagccaaaagaaaaaaaaaattatgctgaatacaacaatataatttcttCAGTTATATTTACTTGGAAACAAGAGAGATGAATATGAAGAAGCAGAAGCCAAAAGCTATTGTAGTTGGAGGAAGCATTGCTGGGGAATCATGCGCAAAAGCACTTGTTTCAGCAGGCTGGGATGTTGTTGTGATTGAGAAAACTCGTGGACCCCCAACCCAAAACCCAACCGGTGCTGGCCTTGGACTCGATCCATTGGCTCAGAAAATTGTTCAGTCATGGCTCCATGAACCTGAACTTCTTTACAACAACACTTTACCTGTCACCATTACTGaggtatataatataatatatttaattttttttttcccagtAGAATCCAGTAGTGCTTTGAATTATACTGATCTCTTAAAGATATTAGTTGCACACGTGTATATACAATGGTGTATGGTTAAGATTTGAGAAAAGTATATTTTGCTCTGCACAAAGTACAATTTAGAATGGAATCtcattgggaaaaaaatatctatatatgttgaatagataaaatttcaatttgtatttaattgCAGAACCTAGCAACCGATGGGGAAAAGAAGATCAGCTGGGTAATAGGAAGAGAAGAAGGCGCTAAATATCTTACAGCATATTGGGCTGATCTTCATGGCCTTATATACAATACTCTGCCAcctgaaatatttttatggggTCACCAGTACCTCTCTTTCTGTATTTCTGAAGACAAATTAACTGTCAAAGTTAGAGCTAAGGATCTTGAGACTGATGAAATAATCGAGATAGTAGGAGATTTGCTCGTCGGAGCAGATGGGATCCTCTCATCAATTGGTCGGAGCATTCTACCTGACTTCAAATTGAGGTTTGTGCTTGCTTGTGAATatcaataaaagtaattaatttttgagtattttgtttcttaaattTCAATGTGTTTTTAATAGGTACACAGGATACTGTGCGTGGAGaggtgtttttaatttttcagaaaacGATTCAGAAACCATCTTAGGCATTCGAAAATCGTATCCTGATATTGGGAAATGCCTTTACACGAATATTGGTTCAGGATCTCACATCATAGTCACTGAGCTTAAGAAAGAGAAGTTCAATTGGGTTTGGTATGTCAATCAACCTGAGCCCGAGCTCAAGGTAACTGCttacttttgtttcatctttttattttgggttgagtgctaaaatctaatttttgcaAACGATCAACACAGCTCAGACCATCACTggatccattttttttttaattttaattttccgGTTTATCAATGCATTATGACGTCACATTGggaaacaaattattttattctctgcAGGGAAATACAACTTCTGTGAAAGTAAGCAGTGACATGATCGAGGAGTTGCACCAAAGAGCAGAGCAGGTTTGGTTACCTGAATTGTCAAGATTGATCAAAGAAACAAAGGATCCTTTCCTTAATGCTATATATGATTGTGATCCTTTGGAGAAAATCATCTGGGACAGAGTGGTGCTAACAGGAGATGCAGCTCACCCGACAACTCCACACTCTGCCAGAAGCACAAACATGGCGATAATAGATGCAGCAGTGTTAGGAAAATGCCTCGAGAAGTGGGGGCCGGATCATTTATACTCTGCTCTGGAAGAATATCAATCCATTAGG encodes:
- the LOC127900220 gene encoding uncharacterized protein LOC127900220 gives rise to the protein MNMKKQKPKAIVVGGSIAGESCAKALVSAGWDVVVIEKTRGPPTQNPTGAGLGLDPLAQKIVQSWLHEPELLYNNTLPVTITENLATDGEKKISWVIGREEGAKYLTAYWADLHGLIYNTLPPEIFLWGHQYLSFCISEDKLTVKVRAKDLETDEIIEIVGDLLVGADGILSSIGRSILPDFKLRYTGYCAWRGVFNFSENDSETILGIRKSYPDIGKCLYTNIGSGSHIIVTELKKEKFNWVWYVNQPEPELKGNTTSVKVSSDMIEELHQRAEQVWLPELSRLIKETKDPFLNAIYDCDPLEKIIWDRVVLTGDAAHPTTPHSARSTNMAIIDAAVLGKCLEKWGPDHLYSALEEYQSIRKPVTSAQVLHSRRLGQMKQGLSIPGRERPFDPKTASLEDSEFIVVPPFDVVPPILDSIFRSA